In the genome of Daucus carota subsp. sativus chromosome 9, DH1 v3.0, whole genome shotgun sequence, the window ACTTGAAGAGACTTGCTGGTATTGATCTTCAGATCTGCTCTGCTCAGGTACCCTTTTCGTAAAAATCACTTTTTGATGAGGTTTGTAGTGACCCTTTTGGATTTTATGTTGAATTCTTGATTTGTGATTTGGATGCATCAAGCTAGTGTTTTGGTAATTGGGTTGGTTGAGATGTGAAATTGAGGAGTTGGGTTGATGTTTGTTTTGTTAAATTGTGATGATGAGTATTATATGTTCATTATTTGTAAGATCAGTTATAGAATTCGAAGTTTCTGAGCTCAATTATGAATTTTGAAAATCTGAGGGATAGATAGAAATTGTAAATCTTGTCAATAGTAAGACTTTGTAAGTTTAGTAGTGTGATTCTTTTTCGCATCGGATACGAAAATAGTATTCATATTGATTTTGGTATGCAAGACCAAAAGTTTAACAATTTTTTGCCTCAAGTCGGATAGTGCGAACTTAAATGGTGAAGGTATAATAACTATTGGAAGCATCATTAAGTAAACGAGCAATATATATGTAGTACTATTAGGaagcttgaaatcttgcaccaCTGGATAGCATTGATTAAGTTGTCTATGTTGTCAGGAGAGGTAATTTTGTTAACAATGATATAGTTATTATATAAAAGTTGTGGATTGTCCATTATGATGCACTAAAATTTAGTTTAACATTGGAATTGTAAGAGGGTCTCATAAACTTAGTCAATCTATTGTAAAGCAGCAAAGTTTTTTTTGCTTTAAATTCTCAGACATATGAATGTACTGTCTAATGGCTTTAAACTTTTTCGAACACTTTCATACACCAGGTTCTAGCAGTTTCTGCAAACTTTATTGTGCAATATTAGTTTCTGTCAATAAGTGTAAAGGTGGCTTCTTTCTTTTACTCAGAAACGTAAAGTTTCTCATTTAGGCAGCCACAAAGGTAGTCAGACACATTTAGCTGATAATGGGTCAGAGATCTGGAATTACTTGATGTAAAGATTCTGAATCGAAATgttgaaggaacaaattgtccttggTGCATTCATAATAGTCGCCAAGTTAAATTTCTTTATAATGAAAAAGTTAGTAAAAATGTATTGGTATAGCCTTTTTGTTGAACCTTCTAGAGTAGAATTGTTGTTCGAGCAAATACTATATAAGTTTAGTCAACGCTTCTCTGTAATTTGAAGTGCTTTTAGTAGTTTGAGCCTTGTCAAATATTCTGTACTTATTTTATTGACAAGTGGGAAACTAATAATTTTTCATCTTTCCAGGTAACTGAATCTACAGACTTCACTGATTTAACAAACAAAGAGCCATGGCTTTCATCCTCAAAGTTGGTTGTGAAACCTGATATGTTGTTTGGGAAACGTGGAAAGAGTGGTTTGGTAGCTCTAAACTTAGATTTGGCTCAAGTTGCTGAATTTGTGAAAGGCCGCCTTGGTGTAGAGGTACCTGTTTAACATTTCTCAATATCTCTGCAGCTTtacttttattcttttttatcaCTCTTTTATTCTTGTTCTGTAAACCATGATTTGTCCATAGGTTGAGATGGGTGGTTGCAAGGCACCAATAACAACATTTATTGTCGAGCCGTTTATTCCTCATGACCAAGAATATTATCTTAACATAGTGTCTGAAAGGCTTGGTTGTAGTATCAGCTTTTCAGAATGCGGTGGTATTGATATCGAAGAGAACTGGGACAAGGTCAGGCTATTTATATCTGTATCTAATGTGTTTTATTCATCCCTTTTGGGATTAATTTATGCTCAAGAGTGAGgcatttattaatttttcttaCCCGTACAGGTCAAGACAATATTCCTTCCAACCGAAAAACCCATGACTCAGGAGGTTTGTGCTCCGTTGATTGCGACACTTCCTTTGGAGGTAGGTTTGGCTATTTTACAAAGCATATGGTTTGGGTTCTTTGGGACTTGCTTTTGTAGTGAAAATTCTGCATGACAGTTTTCTAGCCTTTCCTGATTCCACTTAGTGTTCTACCTTGGTTGTTATCTTTCCTTAACTTATGCTGTCAACCGTTATGAATGAACTTTCGAGGTCTTGCTTAACGAGCTGTGGTAAAGGAGAAAGCTTAGGCTATTTACTGCTTATAACCAGCTTCATGCTTTCTTTTTAATGTACTGAGTGCTATTTTTCCAATGCAGGTTCGAGCAAAGATTGGTGATTTCATTTTGGCTGTGTTTTCCGTGTTTACAGGTACAGAGCTCTTAACTTATAATCTGTTTTTGGTACATGGGAACAGGattcattaataatttttatgctttaGTAATATTCTAGGTAGAGTAAAAGTGGATTACTTTGTATCATTTTCTAAGAGGTATATAGAAACTATAGTGGCGGTTCCATAAATAGGTGTTTAGACATTTGTTTTGCTAATTTGTTGTTtgacaaatttatatatttagaggttgaattttctcattttttaaaactaatatgtGCTGATGTTATTGTCCACAGATCTGGATTTCACCTTCCTTGAGATGAATCCATTTACGCTCGTTAATGGGGAACCATACCCCTTGGATATGCGTGGAGAGTTGGATGATACAGCTACTTTTAAGAACTTTAAGAAGTATGCATCCCCCTAATATACAGTTAGAACTGTTATGTAAACACTTTTTCTAAAGCATGCTCAACCTGTCCGATTTTATGTCCATTCAGGTGGGGCAAGATCGAATTTCCTCTACCTTTCGGAAGAGTCCTGAGTCCAACTGAGAGCTTTATTCTCTCCTTGGATGAGAAAGTAAGTTAACTAGTAATAAACATCTGTATGGATGTGGCAACAGATATTTCTAATATAGATGTTTATTATTGGTGTTTTAAGCATCATTTTTCAGGTGGACCTTGAATTGTAGATCTGTTAGCAAGtacatattattattgtaaagaagaattgaaattatattttatatatagattatatatGACCAATTCAAGGAGAATTTCCCAAAACATTGAAGTAACCACTATATATCCCTATTTTCTCTAGTTCAATATTATGTTCAGATTTTCGACTTTCTGATTTCTTATCCATTTATGTCTAACATAGGTATATAGTTCACCAAGCATATCTTGCAATGCAAATTAGAAAGCCTATCTCATCATTGTTCTTTTAAACTGCAGACTAGTGCTTCTCTGAAATTCACTGTATTAAACCCAAAAGGACGGATATGGACGATGGTTGCTGGAGGTGGTGCAAGTGTAATATATGCCGATACCGTAAGTTTTACAATGTTACATCTGAAAATCTTTTAATATCTACTTTATGTCGTTGGAGGCACTTCCAATATATGCTATTGAGGATACATCTTGCAGAGTTTGATAgtaatttttgcaaatattcttTATATTCTGTTTAGGTTGGAGATTTAGGTTATGCAACAGAACTTGGCAACTATGCTGAGTACAGTGGAGCTCCTAATGAGGAAGAGGTGCTGCAATATGCCAGAGTTGTGATTGATGTAAGAATATTGAGTTTCCTCCAAGTATCAATGGAATTTATATTTCTCCTTGTGTCTAATAAGCCACTCTTGGTAATTATAGTGTGCCACTGCGGACCCCGATGGTCGTAAAAGAGCTCTTCTTATCGGAGGAGGTATTGCTAATTTTACTGATGTTGCTGCCACCTTCAATGGAATTATCCGAGCCCTTAGGGAAAAGGTTTGTTACATAACGAATATTTAGCAAATGGTGCTAGACTTTATCCACTTTCTTCACTGAATTCGCACACATCTTCTTTGACAGGAATCTAAACTCAAAGCATCAAGGATGCATATCTATGTCCGAAGAGGTGGTCCGAATTACCAGACTGGTCTGGCAAAGATGCGTGCTCTTGGAGAGGAACTTGAAATTCCCCTTGAGGTACGACTCTCTGAACTCAAGCAGCTTTTGTTTACTTTAGTAACTGACCTGGAATTTAAATATCTGCGGGGGCCATCGGATTGAACCTGTTAAAATCACTTAATATACAAGGGTAGATGGTGGATTTTCCCTTTTTATAAACTTGAATTACTTCAAGCTTCAATGCTGCATAGTAGTATCATTTGGCATTATGTCTAGACTTAAGGAGGTTCCTTAATACCAATTCAAAGGTCTTTGCTGTCTAATTTGCTGCCTTGAAATGCCTACCAGACTTTTTCACAAAATGGGAACAACTATAATTCTGATCGCTATTATTAGG includes:
- the LOC108202943 gene encoding ATP-citrate synthase alpha chain protein 2 — encoded protein: MARKKIREYDSKRLIKEHLKRLAGIDLQICSAQVTESTDFTDLTNKEPWLSSSKLVVKPDMLFGKRGKSGLVALNLDLAQVAEFVKGRLGVEVEMGGCKAPITTFIVEPFIPHDQEYYLNIVSERLGCSISFSECGGIDIEENWDKVKTIFLPTEKPMTQEVCAPLIATLPLEVRAKIGDFILAVFSVFTDLDFTFLEMNPFTLVNGEPYPLDMRGELDDTATFKNFKKWGKIEFPLPFGRVLSPTESFILSLDEKTSASLKFTVLNPKGRIWTMVAGGGASVIYADTVGDLGYATELGNYAEYSGAPNEEEVLQYARVVIDCATADPDGRKRALLIGGGIANFTDVAATFNGIIRALREKESKLKASRMHIYVRRGGPNYQTGLAKMRALGEELEIPLEVYGPEATMTGICKQAIECVMAAA